One Rissa tridactyla isolate bRisTri1 chromosome 1, bRisTri1.patW.cur.20221130, whole genome shotgun sequence DNA segment encodes these proteins:
- the MFSD9 gene encoding major facilitator superfamily domain-containing protein 9 — MEEVEGEDGSRGAAGRPASAASTRFVRCLYAVGFLDLFGVSMVVPLMNLHIKSLGASHTVAGIIGSLYGIMQLFSSTFVGCWSDIVGRRCSLLACILLSALGYFLLGTSTTVFLFALSRVPVGIFKHTLSISKALLSDLVSERDRPLVMGRFNAASSVGFILGPVVGGYLTELEDGFYLTSFICASIFLLNAGLVWMLPWSEENAGNRERQQGKKGTDSFSAKTNRDLHSKSATNGAVTSGSLFWSPWVQVATVMKRIKGIACSDLWDIFLVRLLMSVAILLYYSNFSLALDERFGVKPLFAGYLMSYSSALGVLAGCLLGPITRLYQHNTYRILLHSSTLTCTLILLYASALSIWMVVLSSTFLAFSTTIGRTCIIDLELTIGGNEASGTLLGVGQSVTSVGRIVAPLLSGIAQEFSPCGPPSLGVGLALVAILIMNANKQKYCSHGNVKLKNQ; from the exons atggaggaggtggagggggaggatggaagccggggagcagcggggaggcCGGCGTCGGCGGCGTCCACCCGCTTCGTGCGCTGCCTCTACGCGGTGGGCTTCCTG GATTTATTTGGTGTGAGCATGGTTGTTCCTTTAATGAACCTTCATATCAAATCTCTAGGAGCAAGTCATACAGTTGCCGGAATAATAG GATCTCTCTACGGTATAATGCAGCTGTTTTCCAGCACATTTGTT GGCTGCTGGAGTGATATAGTAGGAAGACGGTGTTCCCTGCTTGCTTGTATTCTTCTCAGTGCACTGGGTTACTTCCTACTTGGAACATCCACCACTGTCTTCCTGTTTGCCCTTTCTAGAGTCCCTGTAG GTATTTTCAAACACACGCTCTCCATCTCTAAAGCCCTGCTTTCTGACTTGGTTTCTGAGAGAGACCGCCCTTTAGTAATGGGACGCTTCAATGCAGCCTCTAGTGTGGGCTTCATTCTGGGGCCTGTTGTTGGTGGCTACCTTACAGAGTTGGAAGATGGCTTTTATCTAACGTCTTTCATCTGTGCTTCTATCTTCCTTCTGAATGCTG GTCTTGTCTGGATGTTACCCTGGAGTGAAGAAAACGCTGGCAATAGGGAACGTCAACAAGGCAAGAAAGGAACCGACAGTTTCTCAGCAAAAACAAATCGTGACCTGCACTCCAAATCAGCAACTAATGGAGCTGTGACAAGCGGTAGTCTTTTCTGGTCTCCGTGGGTCCAAGTTGCAACAGTGATGAAGAGGATTAAAGGAATCGCGTGCTCTGATCTGTGGGATATATTTTTAGTGCGGTTGCTGATGTCTGTTGCTATACTGCTGTACTACAGCAATTTTAGTCTGGCCTTGGATGAGAGATTTGGGGTGAAACCCTTGTTTGCTGGATACCTAATGAGTTATAGCAGCGCACTTGGAGTCCTGGCTGGTTGTCTGCTCGGACCAATAACGAGACTGTATCAGCACAACACTTACAGAATTTTGTTGCACTCCAGCACTCTTACCTGCACGTTGATTCTCCTGTACGCGTCAGCGCTGAGCATATGGATGGTCGTTTTGTCTTCCACATTCTTAGCCTTTTCAACTACTATAGGTCGTACTTGTATCATCGATCTTGAATTGACCATTGGTGGGAATGAGGCCAGTGGTACGCTCCTAGGTGTTGGACAGTCTGTGACATCAGTGGGACGTATAGTTGCCCCACTGCTTTCTGGAATTGCTCAGGAGTTCAGTCCTTGTGGCCCTCCAAGTTTAGGAGTTGGACTAGCTTTAGTAGCTATTCTGATAATGAAtgccaacaaacaaaaatattgtagCCATGGAAATGTTAAGTTAAAAAATCAATAG